One part of the Rothia sp. ZJ932 genome encodes these proteins:
- a CDS encoding uroporphyrinogen-III synthase: MSAEPREQHLAGITVAVTASRRAVEQGEAFERKGARVIYAPTVRVVPTDADEQLKADTRTVIDNPPHMVLVTTGYGLKGWLEAAESFGLCEQARAALSDSAFYVRGSKGRGAVRSLGFEDSGMAVGGELTRALVDLALEVGVDGKRVLLQQHGKPDAAQEQRLVDAGAQLMTVVPHRWEEPEDLPAVFRLIEDIIAGRVDALTFTAAPAVEALLGYATEREQLPELVAALREKTVVASVGSVTSVPLQEQGIDPVQPERSRMGAMIKALVECFEK, encoded by the coding sequence ATGTCTGCTGAGCCACGAGAGCAACACCTGGCAGGAATCACTGTTGCTGTCACCGCGTCCCGCCGTGCAGTCGAGCAGGGGGAAGCCTTTGAGCGCAAGGGGGCGCGCGTCATTTACGCTCCTACGGTGCGCGTTGTGCCCACTGATGCTGATGAGCAGTTGAAAGCTGATACTCGCACGGTCATTGATAACCCGCCCCACATGGTTTTGGTGACTACTGGTTACGGACTAAAAGGGTGGCTCGAAGCAGCTGAAAGTTTTGGGTTGTGCGAGCAGGCGCGTGCTGCCCTGTCTGATTCCGCGTTCTATGTGCGAGGTTCTAAAGGACGCGGCGCTGTGCGCTCCCTGGGATTTGAGGACTCGGGTATGGCAGTAGGAGGGGAACTTACTCGTGCCCTAGTTGATCTTGCCCTTGAAGTAGGTGTAGATGGCAAGCGCGTCCTTTTACAGCAGCACGGTAAGCCTGATGCTGCCCAAGAACAGCGCCTAGTGGACGCCGGTGCCCAACTTATGACTGTGGTACCACATCGTTGGGAAGAGCCTGAAGATCTCCCAGCGGTTTTCAGGCTAATTGAAGATATTATTGCCGGTCGAGTGGATGCACTGACTTTCACGGCAGCCCCTGCGGTCGAAGCGCTCTTGGGTTATGCTACCGAACGTGAGCAGCTGCCCGAACTCGTAGCGGCTCTACGTGAGAAAACTGTGGTGGCAAGCGTTGGGTCGGTAACCTCGGTGCCCTTGCAAGAGCAGGGGATTGACCCCGTGCAGCCGGAGCGCTCGCGAATGGGTGCCATGATTAAGGCTCTGGTGGAGTGCTTCGAGAAGTAA
- a CDS encoding TetR/AcrR family transcriptional regulator, with protein sequence MKKISKTTKGNAHKAGRRAGESDTRNDILNAASTLFARHGFTGTSMRAIAAEANVDPALIRHFFTNKDSLFSVLVDSHANRAKDAITTLDLSDLSEAEAIIYTYLHLWNSDDFNPFLTGLLHSVTTPTDDAEQFKEIFWDVFTTGPLDNAARKIDPIAFALMSSQLLGLAVGRYLLKMPHMTVLSNERIIEELSPVIQQYIDGTYRSPSERTSMQRTPSTEHLSLTPDKGSDSHPPLQKDPEPSDIEEKDTRKPTIENEVLSLKEGTPDEAPQGLHTLTEDELLIAEEIPANTPSTPALLEDETQEPNFYTRPAVEGAHEPTLFEEEPAPTKNKQQKTSNDQEALFDTLF encoded by the coding sequence GTGAAGAAAATATCAAAGACAACAAAGGGCAATGCCCATAAGGCTGGCAGAAGAGCAGGCGAAAGCGATACTCGTAACGACATTCTCAACGCTGCCAGCACCCTCTTTGCACGGCACGGATTCACCGGGACATCCATGCGCGCCATCGCCGCAGAGGCCAACGTAGACCCCGCCCTGATTCGCCACTTCTTCACCAATAAAGACTCCCTATTTTCCGTACTTGTCGACAGCCACGCAAACAGGGCAAAGGATGCCATCACCACCCTTGACCTCTCCGACCTATCGGAAGCTGAGGCTATCATTTACACATATCTTCACCTGTGGAATTCTGATGATTTCAACCCCTTCCTCACAGGCCTCCTCCACTCGGTCACCACCCCCACCGATGATGCTGAACAGTTCAAAGAAATCTTCTGGGACGTCTTCACAACAGGACCCCTCGATAACGCCGCCCGTAAGATAGACCCCATCGCATTCGCCCTAATGAGCTCTCAACTTTTAGGACTCGCAGTGGGGCGCTACCTTCTCAAGATGCCTCACATGACCGTACTGAGCAACGAGCGCATCATCGAAGAACTCTCTCCCGTTATTCAGCAATACATAGACGGCACTTACCGCTCCCCCAGTGAGCGCACCTCTATGCAGCGTACCCCCAGCACAGAACACCTCTCACTCACTCCCGATAAAGGCAGCGATTCCCATCCACCTCTCCAAAAGGATCCGGAGCCCTCAGACATCGAGGAAAAAGACACCCGGAAACCTACCATCGAAAACGAGGTACTGTCTTTGAAAGAAGGCACCCCAGATGAAGCTCCTCAGGGTCTACACACGCTAACAGAGGATGAACTTCTTATCGCTGAAGAAATTCCAGCGAATACCCCCTCAACACCGGCACTCCTAGAAGATGAAACTCAAGAACCAAACTTCTACACGCGTCCGGCGGTAGAAGGCGCCCATGAACCCACCCTCTTTGAAGAAGAACCCGCACCGACGAAGAACAAGCAGCAAAAAACCAGCAACGACCAAGAAGCTTTATTTGACACCCTCTTCTAA
- a CDS encoding MerR family transcriptional regulator, producing the protein MRDSRRLINDYLTVGEVARLVGVSVRALHHWDAVGLLTPHERSSAGYRVYCADDIDRLHRILVYRELGFSLEKIQCVLADGERSALTHLQEQKRLLQDKISHLTTVLETVNHLMEENMSEKNLTATEKAQAIQAHYADEVRKRWSNTDAYNQSQRNTARFTDEDWQRARSETEALEADAASAKRAGVLAGSEEANALAERHRASINRYYNCSHAQQVLLGCMYVADVRFAEHYDAREPGLARWLREVIDANAKVYGVDPASATWE; encoded by the coding sequence ATGAGAGATTCACGCAGGCTGATTAATGATTACCTCACAGTGGGTGAGGTCGCTCGCTTGGTGGGGGTGAGCGTCCGAGCCCTGCACCATTGGGACGCGGTGGGTCTGCTGACCCCGCACGAACGATCAAGTGCCGGCTACCGGGTGTATTGTGCAGACGATATTGATCGTTTGCATCGCATCCTGGTCTATCGTGAGTTGGGGTTCTCACTTGAGAAAATTCAGTGCGTCCTTGCTGATGGTGAGCGTTCAGCTCTCACTCACTTGCAGGAGCAAAAACGGCTGCTACAAGACAAAATCTCTCATCTCACGACGGTTTTGGAAACCGTCAATCACCTGATGGAGGAGAATATGTCAGAAAAGAACTTGACCGCCACCGAAAAGGCTCAGGCAATTCAGGCGCATTATGCAGATGAGGTCCGCAAGCGCTGGAGCAATACCGATGCTTATAACCAGTCGCAGCGTAATACGGCTCGGTTTACTGATGAGGACTGGCAACGTGCTCGGTCTGAGACTGAGGCGTTAGAGGCTGATGCGGCGAGCGCTAAGCGTGCGGGCGTCCTTGCTGGTTCTGAAGAGGCGAATGCGCTTGCGGAGCGTCACCGTGCGTCCATCAACCGTTACTATAACTGTTCGCATGCTCAGCAGGTGTTATTGGGCTGTATGTATGTTGCGGATGTCCGGTTTGCTGAGCATTATGATGCGCGTGAGCCTGGTCTTGCGCGGTGGTTGCGTGAGGTTATTGATGCGAATGCCAAGGTGTACGGGGTGGATCCTGCCAGTGCTACGTGGGAGTAA
- a CDS encoding replicative DNA helicase, whose product MGDNRNRFFSLSKVAFVSENQSEFVRTPPHNDAAEQSVLGGMMLSKDAIADVVEVLRGTDFYKPAHESIYEAVISLYGHGEPADAVTVADELKKRGELERVGGVPYLHSLISSVPTAANAGFYAEIVRERAVLRRLVSAGTKIVQLGYESDGEVDALVNQAQAEIYQVADTRESEDYAPLGEIMNATVEEIEANGARPDGIHGVPTGFIELDELTAGLQAGQMIVIAARPAMGKSTFALDIARSAAIKHNMATVFFSLEMSRNEIAMRVLSAEASLNLSDLRKGTLDDSQWAKVATAMGKMDAAPLFIDDSPNMTLMEIRAKARRLKQRNNLQLIVLDYLQLMSSGKKVESRQQEVSEFSRALKLMAKELEVPLIALSQLNRGSEQRTDKKPMVSDLRESGCLTADTRILRADTGAETTMGELYAAGAQDVPVWSLGDDMRFVERHLTHVFSTGVKPVYRLTTASGKTLRATANHPFFTFRGWKGLGELEVGERIGVSRHVNGPSERVKWSDEQVILLAHMLGDGSAVKHQPIRYASIDENNLKVMTDAALKQFGITAVRDEHEAARCVSLRLPAPHRLTHGKRNPLASWLDEVGLFGLRSWEKFIPESVNALPKRQIALFIQHLWATDGSVTVNKNGRTGRIYYSSTSRELVDQLSILLLRFGINSRVRKTTLKGEYRPGYSLDISGRDEQLRFLREISVFGNRAEQCKRLLDVLESEGCKSNTNVDTAPSQVWDDVKRILTEKGMTPRGFQMVSQYCGSAYYKNSPAPSRLSQVATLLDSAELDMVAVNDLFWDSIVEIEYCGEEEVFDATVLGHHNFIANGITVHNSIEQDADMVVLLHRDDVYDKESPRAGEADVIVAKHRNGPTKTIAVAFQGHYSRFANMTHDSYSGGDDF is encoded by the coding sequence ATGGGGGATAATAGAAACCGGTTCTTTTCCCTATCCAAGGTGGCTTTCGTGTCTGAAAATCAGTCTGAGTTTGTTCGAACACCCCCGCATAATGACGCGGCTGAGCAGTCGGTGCTGGGCGGCATGATGCTGTCGAAGGACGCGATTGCTGATGTTGTTGAGGTGCTGCGCGGTACTGATTTTTATAAGCCTGCCCATGAGAGTATTTATGAGGCTGTGATTTCGCTGTACGGTCACGGTGAGCCTGCGGACGCGGTGACGGTGGCTGATGAGTTGAAGAAGCGCGGGGAGCTTGAGCGAGTGGGTGGTGTGCCCTATTTGCACTCTTTGATTTCTTCGGTGCCTACTGCTGCAAATGCTGGGTTTTATGCTGAGATTGTGCGCGAGCGCGCCGTGCTGCGCCGTCTGGTGAGTGCTGGTACGAAGATTGTGCAGTTGGGTTATGAGAGCGATGGTGAGGTCGATGCTTTGGTAAATCAGGCGCAGGCTGAGATTTACCAGGTGGCTGATACTCGCGAGAGCGAGGACTATGCGCCGCTGGGTGAGATTATGAATGCCACGGTTGAGGAAATCGAGGCTAACGGTGCCCGCCCCGACGGCATTCACGGCGTCCCCACCGGTTTCATCGAGCTCGACGAGCTGACCGCCGGTTTGCAGGCAGGTCAGATGATTGTTATTGCGGCGAGGCCGGCCATGGGAAAAAGTACGTTCGCTCTGGATATCGCTCGTTCCGCTGCGATTAAGCACAATATGGCAACGGTCTTTTTCTCGTTGGAAATGAGCCGTAATGAGATTGCTATGCGTGTACTTTCGGCTGAGGCGTCTTTGAACTTATCTGATTTGCGTAAGGGTACGCTGGATGATTCCCAGTGGGCGAAGGTGGCAACGGCGATGGGTAAGATGGACGCCGCGCCCCTGTTTATTGATGACTCGCCGAATATGACGCTGATGGAGATTCGCGCGAAGGCACGCCGCCTCAAGCAGCGCAATAACTTGCAGCTGATTGTGCTGGACTACCTGCAGCTGATGAGCTCGGGTAAGAAGGTGGAATCTCGTCAGCAGGAGGTCTCGGAGTTTTCCCGTGCGCTGAAGTTGATGGCGAAGGAACTGGAGGTTCCTCTCATCGCGCTTTCGCAGCTGAACCGTGGTTCGGAGCAGCGCACCGACAAGAAACCCATGGTGTCAGATCTTCGCGAATCGGGCTGCCTCACCGCGGATACTCGTATTCTCAGGGCAGACACCGGCGCGGAAACCACTATGGGCGAGCTTTACGCAGCCGGAGCTCAGGATGTACCTGTGTGGTCTCTAGGTGACGATATGCGTTTCGTGGAACGTCACCTCACCCACGTTTTCTCAACCGGTGTAAAGCCGGTCTACCGCCTCACTACGGCGTCCGGCAAGACCCTGCGCGCAACCGCTAACCATCCCTTCTTTACCTTCCGCGGGTGGAAGGGGCTGGGCGAGCTAGAAGTCGGCGAGCGCATTGGCGTGTCCCGCCATGTAAACGGCCCCTCAGAGCGCGTGAAGTGGAGCGATGAGCAGGTCATCCTGCTGGCTCATATGTTGGGCGATGGTTCGGCTGTAAAACATCAGCCCATACGGTATGCGTCTATTGATGAAAATAATTTGAAGGTAATGACTGACGCTGCCCTCAAGCAGTTCGGTATTACAGCTGTGCGTGATGAGCACGAAGCTGCCCGTTGTGTTTCTTTGCGTCTGCCTGCGCCCCATCGACTTACCCACGGCAAACGTAATCCTTTGGCTTCTTGGCTGGATGAAGTGGGTCTTTTTGGTCTGCGGTCATGGGAAAAATTTATCCCTGAGTCAGTAAATGCCCTGCCTAAACGTCAGATTGCTCTGTTTATTCAGCACCTGTGGGCAACTGATGGTTCTGTAACTGTGAACAAGAATGGTCGAACAGGGCGTATCTACTATTCCTCAACTTCACGTGAGCTAGTGGATCAGCTTTCTATTCTCCTGTTGCGTTTTGGCATCAATTCTCGTGTTCGCAAAACTACATTGAAGGGCGAGTATCGCCCGGGTTACTCTCTAGATATTTCAGGACGCGATGAACAACTGCGTTTTTTGCGTGAGATTTCTGTGTTTGGCAATCGTGCTGAACAGTGCAAACGACTTTTGGATGTTCTCGAAAGCGAAGGGTGTAAGTCCAATACGAATGTCGACACGGCCCCTTCCCAGGTGTGGGATGATGTCAAACGAATTCTTACTGAAAAAGGTATGACTCCTCGTGGGTTCCAAATGGTCTCTCAGTATTGTGGGTCTGCCTACTACAAGAACTCACCTGCGCCCTCGAGACTGTCTCAGGTAGCCACTCTTCTTGATTCTGCTGAGCTTGATATGGTGGCGGTGAATGACCTGTTCTGGGATTCGATTGTTGAGATTGAGTACTGCGGTGAGGAGGAGGTCTTTGACGCTACCGTTCTGGGGCACCATAACTTCATCGCTAATGGTATTACTGTTCATAACAGCATTGAGCAGGACGCGGATATGGTTGTCCTCTTGCACCGCGATGATGTGTATGACAAGGAGTCTCCGCGCGCTGGTGAGGCTGATGTGATTGTGGCGAAGCACCGTAACGGCCCGACTAAGACTATTGCGGTGGCATTCCAGGGCCACTACTCGCGTTTTGCGAATATGACTCATGATTCCTACTCCGGTGGAGACGACTTCTAG